The Nitrososphaerales archaeon sequence AATGGTATTACGCCTTGCAGGTTATAGTTATCTATAATTGTATTATCTTCTGCTGTGAGGCGATCCAGATCTTGGAAATTTCTATCTTGAAATTCCCTACTAACAAAGTCCACATAGGCACTCTTAAACTGCGCCCCATGAAAGTTGTATGTTGGTAAATTAAGATAGGGTTCGTTCCTTTCTGCACTTTTATATGTCATCAATCCCTCCCATACACCAAATTGTTTCAGCGCTTCAACTATTGACCACCTCTCTGCTGCGCACCATGGACAGAACCCAGCGCCTAGGTAGTAAACGAATACCTTCTCACCATCATGTTTGTAAGGTTCTGCTGCAATATCGAACCTCCCAAATAGTTTTTGGCTCATAGCACAGGTGCATAATAATGCATATTTTTTAAACATTCCGTTTCTTTATGCACTTGTTTCTCCAGCTGATCATCAATCTTGTCACACATGTTTCAGAATGATAGATATGAAAGGTAAGTTCAGTGAGTGGAGATAAAATCTACATATGAGAATGTTTACTAACCTTTGTGACTAATTTATACACCTTGTTCTTGTCCGTTAAATTTATCCTCGCAGTCAGCGTAGGTGTTTTTATTGAAGTACTTATTCGTGACTGGACAATAAGCGTTATCAGCTGCTAGCTCATTGTTACAGACACGTACTCTTTGTCACTCCTTTCAACCCTTACGGTTTTGAAATTGCTCTTTTATCATTGAGCGGTGCGTGTTGTAAGCGTGAAATCCACAACCACTTTCAACCCTTACGGTTTTGAAATTGCTCTTTTATCCTTCATATGTCTTTTCACGCTGTAATCGCTTTTACTATATCGCTCTTTGCATCCAATATGTTAGATCAAATATCACCATGTCGTCCATATTAAGAATGTTCGACTGAAGTTTCATAGCATTTGAACGAACCATAACGTCTACGTATGTATAATGGCTTGCCAGCAGCACTAGAATCCGAGCTAAAACTAACTATCGTGCTGTGCCACGATATAACGAATACGATATCAAACGGAACTCTCTATAGGGGAGTATTTCTTAAATACGCTTAAAGGGAAGTGCGTGTCACTGGTCATATATCATGGTCGAAGCAGGAGCTAGTAGCACGCAGTTACAACTTTTACCAGATTTCTATCTCGCAGACGCTTTCATCTTTTCAGTTCAGGTTGCTGCTTCTGTTTTGGCTTTTATAGTAGCGTTTCATTTTTACAAATTTTATAGGATTACGGGGTTTGTATACCTGCTTGGACTTGGTATCGGATTCTCGTTCATAACATTTGCTCAGGTTCTACTAGCAGCTGACGTATGGTTAGAATTTCATCCGGAGCTCTTCAATCTGCTCTTCTGGCTTCGCCTGTTATCTTTGTCATACGGATTTTCATTTTTAGCCGTTTCTTACTATTCTAAAAGTAAGGAGGAAGACAAGACATTGATGTTGAGGATCGCTGCTCTCTCTGCCGTCCCCATCATGGTTATGATAGCTGTGGTGATACTTGCACCACCAGTACTTGATTTCCCACCATACAATCAGGTCGACGAGTATTTCAGGGTATTCATCCTAGTTGTGCTTGCATATGTTTTCAGGAGCACTTTGGTTTCAATAGTAGCGCACGGAAGGAAGGAACTTATGTATATACCTGCAGCATATGCCCTGCTCTGGCTGGGACAATTCTCTGGTTTGATCTATAGTATTGATGGTGGTATTAGTGCATTTATAGCACTTCATTCAGCAAAGTTAGCAGGATTGCTACTTTTTGCTATAGTCATGTCGCAGGTAGTGAGGGGTAAAACTGTTCGGATAACTGAAACAGAGGCTTGACCACCATATATAGAATATAGATGAATGATGAAAATGGTGGAAGGAGGGTTGCAAAGAAAGGAGAGGAGACATAAGTTACAGATATACTATGATATCTTGGTAGCAATACAACAGGAAACAACAGCGGAGGGTGGTGCAAGGCCCACTAGAATCCAACATCTATCAAATATGTCATATGATAAACTTGTGCGCTATCTTGATGAACTCGTAGAGAAGGAGATGATTTCCAGGGGCGAAACCCTTGTTCTCACCGATAAGGCCCGTGAATTCTTGCGAGATTACGAAAAAGTGAAAGACCTCATTGAAAGAATGGGTCTGGAATAGGTAAAGATCCTTTAGTACGTCAGGTAGTGATGACAATCAATCGCTTTCACCTCCATTACAGCACTAGCTTTTTAAATGAATAAGTAATGATTTGCCTTCATGCGGTGGTCGTCTAGTTTGGCCGTGATGGTTACTG is a genomic window containing:
- a CDS encoding DUF929 family protein, encoding MSQKLFGRFDIAAEPYKHDGEKVFVYYLGAGFCPWCAAERWSIVEALKQFGVWEGLMTYKSAERNEPYLNLPTYNFHGAQFKSAYVDFVSREFQDRNFQDLDRLTAEDNTIIDNYNLQGVIPFIFIAGRYIRIGSGPKPQQLNGLSYEDVIRQLQTKDTELANAIYDEANHIAALIYHSTGGRANVSEDVKVIAAQIR
- a CDS encoding winged helix-turn-helix domain-containing protein, with translation MVEGGLQRKERRHKLQIYYDILVAIQQETTAEGGARPTRIQHLSNMSYDKLVRYLDELVEKEMISRGETLVLTDKAREFLRDYEKVKDLIERMGLE